In one window of Ruminococcus albus AD2013 DNA:
- a CDS encoding RNA polymerase sigma factor, with the protein MTEEKFLWAYEEFRKTVYSVIYSYVRNTDDASELSQDTFIKLYTYDGDFFSDEHMKAWLIRVAINNCNNHFRNQKHISASPIPDDLLSDEEPEFDEIICEVMKLPEKYRIPIHLFYYEEYSISEIANILELPEATVKTRLKRGRDKLKKTLRKEDWL; encoded by the coding sequence ATGACAGAAGAAAAATTCCTATGGGCATATGAAGAATTCAGAAAAACGGTATATTCCGTCATATACAGTTATGTGCGGAATACCGATGATGCTTCTGAGCTTTCGCAGGATACCTTTATAAAGCTATACACATACGACGGTGACTTTTTTTCAGACGAGCACATGAAGGCATGGCTTATCAGAGTTGCCATAAACAACTGCAACAATCATTTCCGAAACCAAAAACATATTTCTGCTTCTCCCATTCCCGATGATCTTCTCTCGGATGAAGAACCTGAGTTTGATGAGATCATTTGCGAGGTCATGAAACTTCCTGAAAAGTACAGAATACCCATCCATCTGTTTTACTATGAAGAGTACAGTATAAGCGAAATAGCAAATATCCTTGAACTCCCGGAAGCTACTGTTAAGACAAGGCTGAAACGAGGCAGGGACAAACTAAAAAAAACTCTCAGAAAGGAAGATTGGCTGTGA
- a CDS encoding IS1096 element passenger TnpR family protein: protein MISCSDDAFSVPEWKARILSSMADTEEIEELTTSNQKQAEALNEAVRQLLTWRTSYCNLMEIGFENPSKIKNAYGMTADDAIAEHKASLKYWSIASNDLFKLRPKLIPNVSELYYHYDYGDDWCVKITCEEIYDRINFLNYQAKDGWSRVDVFTYDDARKNYKYKDSKHSEVCEELRQTLVKIDIGNKPVCIGTDGLNVCDDVGGIYGFIEFLKEIDDHSNPKREETLNWARFLGWTGRKSKPENML, encoded by the coding sequence ATGATAAGCTGCTCGGATGATGCGTTCTCAGTTCCTGAATGGAAAGCAAGAATACTCAGTTCAATGGCTGATACAGAAGAAATCGAAGAGTTGACTACGTCAAACCAAAAGCAAGCAGAAGCACTCAATGAAGCTGTACGGCAGCTTCTTACATGGAGGACGAGCTATTGCAATCTGATGGAGATAGGTTTTGAAAATCCATCCAAGATAAAAAACGCTTACGGAATGACTGCTGATGATGCTATTGCCGAACATAAGGCTTCTTTAAAATACTGGAGTATAGCATCAAATGATCTTTTTAAACTTAGACCAAAACTTATCCCTAACGTTAGCGAATTATATTATCATTATGATTACGGTGACGATTGGTGCGTGAAGATCACCTGCGAAGAAATCTATGACAGAATAAACTTCTTGAATTATCAAGCAAAGGACGGCTGGTCAAGAGTTGATGTATTTACATACGATGATGCACGCAAAAACTACAAATACAAAGACAGCAAACACTCTGAGGTGTGTGAAGAACTGAGACAGACGCTTGTTAAGATAGACATCGGAAACAAGCCTGTTTGTATTGGAACTGATGGCCTTAACGTTTGTGACGATGTGGGTGGAATTTACGGTTTTATCGAATTTCTGAAAGAAATCGATGACCACTCAAATCCGAAACGTGAAGAAACGCTGAACTGGGCGAGATTTCTTGGCTGGACAGGAAGAAAGAGCAAACCTGAGAATATGCTCTAA
- the tnpA gene encoding IS66 family insertion sequence element accessory protein TnpA, translated as MGRIREIKKQVRHKEWAAMVQECQSSGKKVEEWCNENGINISTYYKRLNVIRTELIEESENQSIVPVSVSAAVSDASNSVIANAVKKCSCEDKIMMRKNGIEIELPQNISGDIVLALLRGLSQC; from the coding sequence ATGGGAAGAATACGCGAGATAAAAAAGCAGGTGCGTCACAAAGAATGGGCGGCAATGGTACAGGAATGTCAGAGCAGCGGAAAGAAAGTCGAAGAATGGTGCAATGAGAACGGCATCAATATCAGTACCTACTACAAAAGGTTGAATGTGATCAGAACCGAGCTTATCGAAGAAAGCGAAAATCAGAGTATCGTTCCGGTAAGTGTTTCCGCTGCTGTTTCGGATGCGAGCAATTCGGTTATCGCGAATGCAGTGAAGAAATGCAGTTGTGAGGATAAGATAATGATGCGCAAGAACGGCATCGAGATCGAGCTGCCTCAGAATATATCCGGAGATATTGTGCTCGCATTGCTTCGGGGACTGAGCCAATGCTGA
- the tnpB gene encoding IS66 family insertion sequence element accessory protein TnpB (TnpB, as the term is used for proteins encoded by IS66 family insertion elements, is considered an accessory protein, since TnpC, encoded by a neighboring gene, is a DDE family transposase.) yields MLKELSAANIYIVCGHTDMRKSIDGLAAIVQRKFDLDLFSDSLFLFCGRRRDRLKALLWEGDGFLLFYKRLENGRFNWPRNEQEVRDITREQFIWLMQGLSIDQPKAIKKISGGVDIC; encoded by the coding sequence ATGCTGAAAGAACTGTCAGCTGCCAATATCTACATCGTGTGCGGGCATACGGATATGAGAAAATCTATTGATGGCCTTGCTGCTATCGTACAGCGGAAGTTTGATCTCGACTTATTCTCGGATAGCCTGTTCCTGTTCTGCGGAAGGCGCAGGGATCGACTGAAAGCACTATTGTGGGAGGGTGACGGTTTTCTGCTGTTCTACAAACGGCTTGAAAATGGTCGTTTCAACTGGCCACGCAATGAGCAGGAAGTAAGGGATATTACGAGAGAGCAATTCATATGGCTGATGCAGGGGCTGTCTATCGACCAGCCGAAAGCAATAAAAAAGATCAGCGGTGGTGTGGATATATGCTGA
- a CDS encoding nucleotidyltransferase domain-containing protein has translation MKLTTTQVALLEAIKASLFDIEPNFPADTDWDEVVKEAKAQTVLGIISPVIPVKDVSVEMGKATYMRILFEQDKLIKLLDANDIPCVILKGSAAAQYYPKPYLRAMGDIDILVTRDRFEEAVELLESNGYIYVHNKDENGHMLAYERNIVYKKNGIIIELHHHFSSEGFDMDDILEQGIYKREYRELDGYKIPVLPDIENGLVLLGHINQHMRGCDLGLRQIIDWEVFLHKAMDRNLWDNKYIPIARSIGLDELAIEYNRNVCRILWST, from the coding sequence ATGAAATTGACCACGACTCAAGTTGCATTATTAGAAGCAATAAAAGCTTCACTATTTGATATTGAGCCTAATTTTCCTGCTGATACAGATTGGGATGAGGTAGTAAAAGAAGCTAAGGCTCAGACTGTTTTGGGGATAATTAGCCCTGTTATTCCAGTTAAGGACGTAAGTGTCGAAATGGGTAAGGCAACGTATATGAGGATTCTGTTTGAACAGGATAAACTCATAAAGTTGCTTGATGCCAATGATATTCCTTGTGTTATTCTTAAAGGATCTGCTGCTGCGCAGTATTATCCAAAGCCGTATTTGCGAGCTATGGGTGATATTGATATTCTTGTCACTCGTGATAGATTTGAAGAGGCTGTTGAATTACTAGAAAGTAACGGATATATTTATGTCCATAACAAGGATGAGAATGGTCATATGTTAGCATATGAACGAAATATCGTATATAAGAAAAACGGAATAATAATAGAATTACATCACCATTTTAGTTCTGAAGGTTTTGATATGGATGATATTCTTGAACAAGGAATATATAAACGAGAGTATCGCGAACTGGACGGATATAAAATACCGGTGCTGCCGGATATAGAAAATGGACTTGTACTTTTGGGGCACATCAATCAGCATATGAGAGGTTGTGATCTTGGGTTACGTCAAATCATAGATTGGGAAGTTTTTCTTCATAAGGCCATGGATCGTAATTTGTGGGATAATAAATATATTCCTATTGCAAGAAGTATCGGATTAGACGAATTGGCCATTGAATACAACAGAAATGTGTGTCGAATACTTTGGTCTACCTAA
- a CDS encoding IS1096 element passenger TnpR family protein: MSERDIYQKVISIYNETESVKDTVAETGLSKVKVQRILITEGLWCSRSSLEIGELYVQGLSTEEIAEKLHMTVKNVQAYIPYSRGVYGNSSSNDAEWSSEYRKRMKLAAQRMKRGNSTEISIEKIPEIKADFTNFNIPVKCEENKNCVLRLRLELVDSDSKQPELDSDALKLAKAESSISRTVLVQGNMTLHSMHYMIQKLFGWQNSHLHNFSLPDDIFKKLTENKTNQWAELVGTLFYLHDEDVDDSYADDDYMQNKSFKTWLKT; the protein is encoded by the coding sequence ATGAGTGAGCGGGACATCTACCAAAAGGTCATATCTATATACAATGAAACTGAGTCGGTAAAGGATACTGTTGCTGAAACTGGTCTTTCCAAAGTTAAGGTACAGAGGATACTTATCACCGAAGGTCTTTGGTGCAGCAGGAGTAGTCTTGAGATAGGTGAACTTTATGTACAAGGGCTTTCGACAGAGGAAATTGCCGAAAAGCTTCATATGACAGTGAAAAATGTACAGGCGTATATTCCTTATAGCAGGGGAGTATATGGTAATTCTTCTTCAAATGATGCCGAATGGAGCAGCGAGTACAGAAAGCGTATGAAGCTGGCCGCGCAAAGAATGAAAAGAGGGAATAGTACGGAAATAAGCATCGAGAAAATACCTGAGATCAAAGCTGATTTTACAAACTTTAATATTCCCGTCAAGTGCGAGGAGAACAAAAACTGTGTTCTCCGGCTAAGACTGGAACTGGTGGATTCGGATTCAAAGCAGCCGGAACTGGACAGTGATGCTCTGAAACTTGCTAAGGCTGAAAGCTCAATAAGCAGAACAGTTCTTGTCCAGGGCAATATGACCCTTCATTCAATGCACTATATGATCCAGAAGCTGTTTGGCTGGCAGAACTCGCATCTTCACAATTTCAGCCTGCCCGATGACATATTTAAAAAGCTGACAGAGAATAAAACAAATCAGTGGGCAGAACTTGTGGGAACTCTGTTTTATCTACATGATGAAGATGTTGATGACAGTTATGCCGATGATGACTATATGCAGAATAAGAGCTTCAAGACCTGGCTGAAAACATAA